A segment of the Pedobacter faecalis genome:
AGCAATATGGTATTGATAATGAGATGGTAAGGCAGTATGCCGAAGACATCAAAGCTGTACACGATCAAGGTTTGCAGATTGCTATCGTCATTGGCGGCGGTAATATTTTCAGGGGTTTAAGTGCGGAGAAATCGGGTATGGACCGGGCGCAGGCCGATTATATGGGTATGCTGGCTACGGTAATAAACAGCATGGCGCTTCAGGATGCGCTGGAAAAAGTTGGCCTGAAAACCAGGTTGCTTACGGCTATAAAAATGGAGCAGATCTGTGAACCATTTATTCGGCGCCGTGCCGTGCGGCACCTCGAAAAAGGTCGTGTGGTGATCTTTGGTGCGGGTACCGGTAACCCTTATTTCACCACAGATTCTGCGGCTGCTTTACGGGCTATTGAAATTAAGGCGGATGTGGTATTAAAAGGTACGCGTGTAGACGGGATCTATACTGCTGATCCTGAGAAAGACCTTACGGCAACAAGATACGATGAGATCAGCTTCAAAGAAGTGTATGCCAAAGGCCTGAATGTTATGGATATGACTGCATTTACGCTTTGCGAGGAAAACAAGCTTCCGATCATCGTGTTTGATATGAACAAAACCGGCAATTTTATGAAGATTGCTAAAGGTGAAGCTATTGGTACACTGGTGAAAGGATAGTTGGATTTTATTGATAATAACACGATATATGAATGACCTTATAAAAAAACAGTTACAGGACGCGCAGGCTTCGATGGACAAGGCTATCCTGCATTGCGAGGCTGAGCTGACTAAGATCCGGGCCGGAAAAGCTTCTGCGGGAATGCTTGACGGTATCATGGTTGATTATTATGGCAATGCGACCCCCCTGAACCAGGTGGCCAGCATCAATACGCCGGATGCGCGTACCCTGATCCTGCAGCCATGGGAAAAGCAGTTGCTCGTACCGATCGAGCGTGCGATCATGGAGGCCAATATCGGCATCAATCCGCAGAACGATGGTGTGGTGATCAGATTGGTGGTGCCGCCGCTTACGGAAGAGCGCAGAAGGGAACTTGTTAAAAAGGTAAAGGAAGAAGCCGAGCGTGGCCGGATCACGGTTCGTAATATTCGCAAGGATGCGAACGAAAAGATCAAGCGCCTGAAAGGTGAAAGCGTTTCGGACGATGAGATCAAAACGGGCGAGGCAGAGGTACAAAAGATCACGGATGCCTATATCGTTAAGGTCGACAAGCATGCCGAGGCGAAAGAAAAGGATATCATGACTGTATAGGCCAGATGAAAATTTTATACAGTTATCTTAAAAACTATAAAGGGTTAATATTATTAGCCCTTTTTTTGGCTGCAGTAAATCAGATATTCTCCTTTCTGGATCCATATGTATTCAGGCTGATCATTGACAAATATGTAACCAATTATAAGGAGTATTCTACCGACGAATTCATCAAGGGCGCGGGCGTGCTTATCCTTCTTGCGATGGGGGCGGCTATGGTTTCGCGTATTGCCAAGAACTTCCAGGACTATTATGTGAACGTGATCACGCAGCGTTTAGGGGCTAAGATTTACTCCGACGGACTGGCGCACTCGCTTGAACTTCCTTATCAGGTGTTTGAGGACCAGCGGAGCGGTGAAACGCTTGGGGTATTGCAAAAGGTTCGCATAGATACGGAAAAGCTGGTTCAGGCGGTGATCAATGTACTGTTTACCAGCATTATCGGGATCATCTTTGTAACAGTCTACGCGATATCGGTGTATTGGGTTATTGCCGTCGTTTACTTTTCGTCTATTCCATTGCTGGGTTTTCTGAGTTCTTTCTTAAGTAAGCGCATCAAAAAGGTGCAGAAGAACATTGTTGCAGAAACTACAGCGCTGGCGGGCTCAACGACCGAGTCGCTG
Coding sequences within it:
- the frr gene encoding ribosome recycling factor — protein: MNDLIKKQLQDAQASMDKAILHCEAELTKIRAGKASAGMLDGIMVDYYGNATPLNQVASINTPDARTLILQPWEKQLLVPIERAIMEANIGINPQNDGVVIRLVVPPLTEERRRELVKKVKEEAERGRITVRNIRKDANEKIKRLKGESVSDDEIKTGEAEVQKITDAYIVKVDKHAEAKEKDIMTV
- the pyrH gene encoding UMP kinase; amino-acid sequence: MKYKRILLKLSGESLMGEKQYGIDNEMVRQYAEDIKAVHDQGLQIAIVIGGGNIFRGLSAEKSGMDRAQADYMGMLATVINSMALQDALEKVGLKTRLLTAIKMEQICEPFIRRRAVRHLEKGRVVIFGAGTGNPYFTTDSAAALRAIEIKADVVLKGTRVDGIYTADPEKDLTATRYDEISFKEVYAKGLNVMDMTAFTLCEENKLPIIVFDMNKTGNFMKIAKGEAIGTLVKG